One Pectinophora gossypiella chromosome 10, ilPecGoss1.1, whole genome shotgun sequence genomic window, tttttatttcaaacttTAATAGACTTTCCATACGTATATTCTCAGAACCAGTCGGATTCTTGTGCCTATATGTGTCATCTTGCGGCGGGTACGTGTACAAAATACTTAATGgtaaaaataaaaccgtttCAAACCTTAATAAAACATCTAAGCATCTTCCTTAACTTTACTAAAGGAAgattaaatttgttttgtttttattgcattTTAGCCTAACAAAAAGGAAAAAGATCGAAAAACTCTGTCCCGGTCAGGATTATCAGCTTGACAAAAAGCTGAGGGTTCAAATACCGTCAAATCAAAATTCCGATCTTTTCTGTTTGGGTCGTTTCATCACAAATtgatgtcaaaaaataaaaaaaaaagttttgttttgttgattatttgatttatttatttctacccCGAACCGCCGACTTTAGTTACTTCACCGCAATCACCAATATCGGTTCTTCGTGTCCTTGCAGTGGTAGTTTCGGGCTCCGTTATAGGTGCAAGTGTTGTGGGAGCTGGAGTTGGTTTTGTCGAAGCGTGGTCAGGGTTGACAATGACCACCTTCCACACACCATTCTGGGCACGTTTCTTCGGTTTGACCAACGGTGGGAGACCGAAGCTGCATACACGTTGACACTATAACAAAGAATGTGTCATTAGGTAGGACTATACGCTGGtccttctcagccataacactatCTAAATTGATGGTAAAGTAATACCACTACTTACATTAACAATTACACATCTCTATCtttttgtatcgtgtgggttgtgaggtggattaccaaccttatcaaccctggtgtcagggtcactattgagccgccaaaggcccctgatgtggctcatgtaacggctacttacttacatcagtaagtagtaaccgggaccaacgacttaacgtgccttccgaagcacgaatcatcttactttcggacaatctgatgatcaaccagtaatatcctaaccaaactaggaaccacaaagaaatttttgtgatacgtccccaccgggaatcgaacccgggacctccagatcgtgagctcagcgCTCAACCATTAGACTGGACTGGATTTAGCTGCTTAAAAAGCGGAATAATCCATTGTTCAGTTATCAAGAAGGTACCTATTGAAAATATAATTGAGCCTACAAGGCCCAAAGCCTTTTTATAATTCAAACCTCGTTGTTCAACTATTGTGTATAGAAACCTGGAGGTTAAAGAAGTttagtcaaaaaaaaatcagacgtTTCCGTTCAATAACTTTGGAGTTGGGGGGAGGGAGCTTTTTCACCGGAAGAACTTCCTCTTACCGACGGTCGAAAGGTTCGTTTTTACCATTTTGGTTCAAAACCCTTAGAACTCGCTATAATTTACCTGTTCCTTGTTATAGAAGTTATTCCTGTTGCCACCGCATCCTGAGTAGATGGTTTTCTTGCAGACTTTCCAGAAGCGGTCGTAGTAATATCTGTGTTCAGCACCGAAACACCAGCCGTAGTCGAAAGATAACCCGCAATACTTTGGAGCACCCcctttttatacaaaaaaaaaatcctcttactagcattatctcgtttttttaTAGGAtctgcttacttaacctgaagaattgacaggtccggttttttacagcagcAACTCCAACGTCTGTcgtaccttccaacccgcgaagggaaaatcagcccaacgCAGATTAGGTCACTTACTTCCGAAAGtgcattctcgggaatgtgggtttcctcacgatgttttccttcaccgctgagcacgtgttccaaacatgaatttgaaaacaaaagtttaggcttgtgctggatttgaacctgcgacctcaaactgaAAAGCAAGttttctaccaactggcctaccacggctcatacaaaaacaaatataactttttacccgactgcggcgaaacaaTGCGTATTTACTGCTGTTTGTAAATAAAGGTACAAACAGCATTATagtataatgtaataaatatattatttacggCGGATATTTACTCTTGTATCCTTGTCCAGATAAGCAGGTGCTTGTACATTCTGTTAAAGTGTCGAATCTGTTCCCGTTCCCCTGACATCCGCCCCATTCAAACACGGCGCAACTCTTGGCCGAAGGGTcgaagaaaaacattttcaaattTCCACGACAAGGACCTTTATCTGGTTTCAGCAAACAAGTCTTTGAAATGACTGGAACAAAGCAGACACCTCTTGCCATTTAAAATTTCGTCACACAGCCGGCGTGACGGGACGCTAGTGTGACAACAAACGCCCGCAGTGTGGCGTGTCCTTCATTTCAATAGGCATGTTACGACTACAACTAACAGTAACTAGTGCTGCGCTAGCGTGGCGCCAGCGTTTTGTCACACTGGCAGTAAGGCATGAGCTTCGTCAATGTATGGGAGTAAAACAAAAGATCCCGGCAAATTGAGACcgtctttttgaagtcggttaaaaataaaatgcactATCTAGCGGCTTTGTTTGGATTACAGATATGAAGTGACTATATTCGCCTCGAACAGTTTTAAGGGGGTCTAAAGGGGCCACcttgaagcaattaatctaaaactcaatattgaaatttgacattaaactttgctcatataaaataaagtgcgCATTTtcaacaactgtcaaatatccataattattgcttattatttgaattgatataatgtggccattttaattaaagtaattaaaaacacaCTGGGTTTACCTTCGGGTTCATGGTGTTGCTTTCTCGTTACTTCTGGAGGTGGTATGGTATTTAATGGTCTCCGAGTCCTATTCTGTGCCAATGATTCATGTTTAAAAAGTATCATgaaaacagaaaaatataatatcttatCCATTATCGATTCATGTAAAATACTTCTTTACATTACGTTCCACTGAATGTGTTTCAAAAGAGCTTGTgagcgatttttttttataactgctatatataatttattcgatattgtattgttttatcgTCTTGTTGCACACTTTATTTTTCCACAAAGGCTAAGAAAGCATTTTGACTTCATCAACTAATTAACTAATTAGTTCATTTCTACAATTTGGCGTTCATTTcatctagaaaaaaaataaagaaagtttttattgttagaGGATGCCacagtaacaaaacaaaaatatcaggaAAAAAGAttaaacttacacaaaatgacGTAACAGAAtcataaaaagaacaaaaacaaaataaaaatacttaaataaaatattggtcTTTATAGTTATGTGGCGGTGATAGACGTCCTCAATAAATATATCTTACTCTacgtttaattttaattttgactttGATGTTTTTTGTATGTCGAAATATGGACCCTGTGAtgtcacatattattattattaggcgCAGTGTGAGccacgaccctggtattctGTCCTCTCATCCCTCATGTAATTCTGTTGATAAGCAGCAAGGTGAGTACATTTTAAGACTTTTTTCCaccactaaataaataatatcctaCAGTGTAAGGTAACCTTAACTCTTTTATAACgttgtaaacataaaattgaaaattcaaACGGAGCCGAAACTTATAAAATTCTCTGTTACAATAAcataaattgagtgatagaatGATAAGAGAaaaatgtggtgtaaaagaaaatatagtggctaagattgagaagggaatgttaagttggtttggacacgtagagcggatgaaggatagtAGGATTGCGAAAGCAGTATATGaaacgaaggttggtggtaacATGTAGGAAGAACTACCTAGAcggacgtacattgaccgaattggagatgtccttagaataagtttagcAGAATCTattctgaaccagcgtgcgtgtgtgaaacgattgatgaatgtgaaggaagcaagagaagtgtttcaggatcgaagcaaatggaattctatagtctctgcttacgcaTGTATGTAATAACGTAAAAAATATTTCcattacgattttttttttaaagaagtttTCTAGTGCCTATatctatttatgttttgttggagtaagaaatatttttaaataaaaacaattataatttaaaaaatgaaaactaTGGTAATAATTtgaatacataaatattattcaaattgaAATTAGAGTGGTatcaataaactaatctcagcttcgagactgccctcaagatcatgtcaatgtgacagttcttatattaaATCAGGGACTTAGGCATTGtattgagggcagtctcaactgagattagtttagtAATACCACCCTGttttacttatataaacaaGTCGTTGTGAAAACACTTTAAGTAGCTGAACAGCAGCTTAAGTTATAATTTAAAGGCTTTTTGTATTTAAACACTTTAATTtgtagtatatttttatttacgagtATATTTACAACCGTCATCAGCAAAACCACAGGAGCaacgtcaaatatgataaaATTACGAAAACAa contains:
- the LOC126370367 gene encoding kunitz-type U19-barytoxin-Tl1a-like → MDKILYFSVFMILFKHESLAQNRTRRPLNTIPPPEVTRKQHHEPEVISKTCLLKPDKGPCRGNLKMFFFDPSAKSCAVFEWGGCQGNGNRFDTLTECTSTCLSGQGYKRGAPKYCGLSFDYGWCFGAEHRYYYDRFWKVCKKTIYSGCGGNRNNFYNKEQCQRVCSFGLPPLVKPKKRAQNGVWKVVIVNPDHASTKPTPAPTTLAPITEPETTTARTRRTDIGDCGEVTKVGGSG